GCAATAGGTCCGGGTCGGCGCAGTCGAGCCCGATCAGCGCAAGCCTACTCATTCCATCCCCGTTTCAGGATCTCGGCCACCTCCGGCCGGGTGAACTCCGCCGGAAGGTCCTTCCCCGCTTGCAGCAGTTCCCTTACCTTCGTCCCGGAGAGGAAGACGTGATCCTCGTTTCCGTGCGGGCATGTCTTGGAGGTCGCCATCTGGCCACATTTTTTGCAGTAGAACGCATGCTCGAACTTAAGCGGCGTGATCCCTAGTTCGGTCGGATCGAAGCGATCGAAGACCTCCTGCGCGGCGTAGGTCCCGTAGTAGTTCCCCACCCCGGCGTGATCGCGGCCGATGATGATGTGGGTGCACCCGTAGTTGCGCCTGCAGATCGCGTGGAAGACCGCCTCGCGCGGACCGGCGTAGCGCATCGGTGCGGGGAACGTCCCGAGGAACACTCGGTCTTCAGGGAAGTAGTTTTCGATTATCGCTTTGTAGCACTCCATCCGCACCCGGGCCGGGACGTCCCCGGGCTTCGTCTCCCCGACGAGCGGGTTGATGAACAGGCCGTCGGCCATCTCCAGGGCGCACTTCTGCAGGTATTCATGCGCGCGGTGGATCGGGTTTCTCGTCTGGAAGGCGACGATCGTCTTCCATCCCTTCTCCG
The Candidatus Bipolaricaulota bacterium genome window above contains:
- the sat gene encoding sulfate adenylyltransferase, producing MIPPHGGTLVNRILADSDRPRVEGLPVLTLSRFHLSELDNIASGLYSPLSGFMDNEAYESVLENWRLPDGTIWPIPIVLPVDTPPSGDRVALASQDGTVYGTMRVSAVYHRDPAREAALVYGTDDPNHPGVARLYSEPTTLIGGEIELLQRVPTEFPTHRFDPAETRRVFAEKGWKTIVAFQTRNPIHRAHEYLQKCALEMADGLFINPLVGETKPGDVPARVRMECYKAIIENYFPEDRVFLGTFPAPMRYAGPREAVFHAICRRNYGCTHIIIGRDHAGVGNYYGTYAAQEVFDRFDPTELGITPLKFEHAFYCKKCGQMATSKTCPHGNEDHVFLSGTKVRELLQAGKDLPAEFTRPEVAEILKRGWNE